Proteins co-encoded in one Hyla sarda isolate aHylSar1 chromosome 4, aHylSar1.hap1, whole genome shotgun sequence genomic window:
- the LOC130368466 gene encoding 60S ribosomal protein L21-like — MMNTRRKRRGTGYMFSRPFCKHGVVPLATYMRIYKKGDIVDIKGMDTIQKGMPHKCYHGKTGRIYNVTQHAVGITVNKQIKGKTLAKRINVRVEHIRHSKSRDSFLQRVKENERKKKEAKENCTWIKLKHQPAQPSKAHFVCTYRKEPELLEPVPYEFLA, encoded by the coding sequence ATGATGAACACAAGAAGAAAAAGGCGAGGAACCGGGTATATGTTCTCCAGACCCTTCTGTAAACATGGCGTTGTCCCTTTGGCAACATACATGCGCATCTACAAGAAGGGCGATATTGTGGACATTAAGGGTATGGACACCATTCAAAAAGGCATGCCACATAAGTGTTACCATGGCAAGACTGGCCGGATCTACAATGTTACACAGCATGCTGTGGGTATCACTGTGAACAAACAGATCAAGGGTAAGACCCTTGCTAAGAGAATCAACGTTCGTGTGGAGCACATTCGCCACTCCAAGAGCAGAGACAGCTTCCTGCAGCGTGTCAAGGAGAATGAAAGGAAGAAAAAGGAAGCCAAGGAGAATTGCACTTGGATCAAACTGAAGCATCAGCCAGCCCAACCAAGCAAAGCTCACTTTGTGTGCACTTATAGAAAGGAACCTGAGCTCCTTGAGCCAGTTCCCTATGAGTTTTTGGCATGA